Proteins from a single region of Corylus avellana chromosome ca11, CavTom2PMs-1.0:
- the LOC132164996 gene encoding secreted RxLR effector protein 161-like has protein sequence MSSPLETNVKLLATDGEPFSDATLHRQLVGSLIYLTVTRPDIAYVVHLVSQYMSAPRSTHYIVVLHILSYVKSTMFHGFHFSFHSSLELQDYSNADWAGDPTDRRSTTGYCFLLGTSLISWHSKKQSAVARSSSEAEYHALADTTSELLRLRWLFSDMGVSQSTNSPIYCDNRSAIQIVHNDVFHERTKHIEIDCHFIRHHLQHGILHLHSVISTDQLADIFTKSHPPGLLNDLISKLKLASLHRV, from the coding sequence ATGAGTAGCCCCCTTGAGACCAATGTCAAACTTCTAGCCACGGATGGTGAGCCTTTTTCAGATGCTACTCTCCACAGGCAGCTAGTGGGTAGTCTAATTTATCTTACTGTTACACGGCCTGATATTGCCTATGTTGTTCATCTGGTGAGTCAATATATGAGTGCACCTCGATCTACTCATTATATTGTTGTTCTTCACATTTTGAGCTATGTCAAGAGCACTATGTTTCATGGCTTTCACTTCTCTTTTCATTCATCTCTTGAGCTCCAGGACTACTCTAatgctgattgggctggtgatCCTACTGATCGCCGCTCTACCACTGgatattgtttcttacttggaacttctttaatttcatgGCACAGTAAGAAACAATCTGCTGTTGCTCGATCTAGTAGTGAAGCTGAGTATCATGCTCTTGCTGACACTACATCTGAACTTCTCAGGTTACGATGGCTTTTTTCCGACATGGGTGTTTCTCAGTCCACTAATTCTCCTATTTATTGTGACAATCGAAGTGCCATACAGATTGttcataatgatgttttccatGAGCGCACAAAACATAtcgagattgattgtcatttcatccgCCATCATCTTCAACATGGTATTTTACATCTTCATTCCGTCATCTCTACAGATCAATTGGCAGACATTTTTACCAAATCTCATCCACCGGGACTACTCAATGATCTTatctccaaactcaagttggcttcGCTCCATAGAGTTTga
- the LOC132164993 gene encoding cysteine-rich receptor-like protein kinase 34, which produces MYELGEGGFGVVYKGILPNGQEIVVKRLSRTSGQGKEEFKTEVILVAKLQHRNLVRLLGFCLQGEEKIVVYEFVPNKSLDYFLYVPGRQRQLDWSSYYNIIGGIVQRFLYLHEDSRLRIIHYDLKASNVLLDGDMNAKISDFGMAKIFEVDQTQGNTSRVVGT; this is translated from the exons CTTGGTGAAGGAGGATTCGGCGTCGTTTACAAG GGTATACTTCCTAATGGACAAGAAATAGTTGTAAAGAGGCTGTCAAGAACTTCTGGAcaaggaaaagaagaatttaAAACTGAAGTTATATTGGTAGCCAAGCTTCAACATAGAAATCTTGTAAGGCTATTGGGATTTTGCTtacaaggagaagaaaagatagTTGTCTACGAATTTGTGCCCAACAAAAGCCTTGACTACTTTTTATATG TACCTGGACGTCAAAGACAACTAGATTGGTCAAgctattataatattattggaGGGATCGTTCAAAGGtttctttatcttcatgaagattctcGACTTAGAATTATACATTATGATCTTAAAGCCAGTAACGTTTTGTTAGACGGAGATATGAAtgcaaaaatttcagattttggtatGGCAAAGATTTTTGAAGTTGATCAAACTCAAGGAAACACTAGTAGAGTTGTTGGCACATAG
- the LOC132164995 gene encoding receptor-like protein EIX2, protein MGRYYSYSYTVLAAVIPFLLQISNFCCCATCIEAERLALLQFKDSLSGNLSRLTSWTGKDCCKWEGVSCNNSTGNVVMLDLQNPVYPDLFGYILELSDQLKANAVDPSLLELKYLEYLDLSWNDFMGSQIPTFFGSMQRLRYLNLSNARFKGLVPDELGDLSGLHALDLSSGASEYEFQLSARNLQWLSRLSSLEILDMSWMNLQNASDIVQVLNKLTLLADLRLSSCGLGDGDHHVNMFHDYVNSTLLQHFDISVNALQGPIPDNIKHMRALKVLDLSANVFGFTIPPWLSSLESLVHLNLGNNNLTGEIPNGLGNLSSLVVLDLSFNSLEGGIPSSLWNLCSLEVLDLTMNRLNETIAEPSKDASGCIGSSLEKLSLRWNRVRSPLPEWFSQFSNLKILDLANNSFFGPIPASYGALTKLRMLDFSRNHLNGTVPESFGQLSLLEKFLMNTNFLQGTMTEAHLANLSRLEEFDIGVNSLALRIKSDWLPPFQVNYINMRSCNIGPQFPPWLRMQKRVITLYLSNTSIADVLPQWLPNLNFSYLDLSLNQIRGKLPTFSKPDSFYMNLYLSSNKFEGPLPTFPSILNRLDLTNNLISGRIPEDIGTMTPTLDNLLLSGNQITGSIPDSLCRVNTLRVLDLSKNMLSGDIPDCWSDFQILVVLDFSANKFSGVIPASIGNATSLQSLHLSNNSLHGELPSSLRNCTSMVIFDGGENRLSGNIPRWIGESMSGLEILRLRSNKFDGTIPLEICHLIELRVLDLADNNLPGTIPVCFGNLRGMTSGYTAMSDIGLYKWSTTYGENMVQFMKGKQLEYTKTLKYLINMDLSHNKLVGIIPEELTSLTGLHGLNLSHNHLTGKTPDMIGNIRSLESLDFSRNQLSGTIPQTMSALTSLSHLNVSYNNLSGQIPSGYQLQTFDPSSYIGNPQLCGFPLPKCASADPPPPPEADNEGAGNESKIEWLYICMSAGYVSGLWGVLGVMMLKKKWREAYFSFVDNVKERTISVFKEKVATPNRTSRTRGNPMEWSW, encoded by the exons ATGGGGCGCTACTACTCCTACTCCTATACTGTTCTTGCCGCTGTAATTCCTTTTCTCCTACAAATCTCAAACTTCTGCTGCTGTGCAACCTGCATAGAAGCAGAAAGATTGGCGCTTCTGCAGTTCAAAGACAGCCTCTCCGGCAACCTCAGTCGGCTCACTTCGTGGACGGGCAAAGACTGCTGCAAATGGGAAGGAGTTAGCTGCAACAACAGCACTGGAAATGTTGTCATGCTTGACCTCCAAAACCCTGTCTATCCAGATTTGTTTGGATACATCCTTGAACTTTCCGACCAGTTGAAAGCCAATGCTGTCGACCCTTCTTTGCTGGAGTTGAAATATTTGGAGTACCTGGATTTGAGCTGGAACGATTTCATGGGAAGCCAAATTCCCACTTTCTTTGGCTCAATGCAAAGATTGAGATATCTTAATCTTTCGAATGCGCGGTTTAAAGGGTTGGTTCCTGATGAACTTGGTGATCTGTCTGGGCTGCATGCTCTTGATCTTAGCAGTGGTGCAAGCGAATATGAGTTTCAGCTATCTGCCAGGAACCTCCAATGGCTTTCCCGTCTTTCATCTCTGGAAATCCTTGACATGAGCTGGATGAACCTCCAGAACGCCTCTGACATTGTTCAGGTACTCAACAAGCTTACCCTTTTGGCTGATTTACGTTTGTCATCGTGTGGACTTGGTGATGGTGATCATCATGTTAATATGTTCCATGATTATGTCAATTCCACGCTTCTTCAACACTTTGACATTAGTGTAAACGCACTCCAAGGTCCTATTCCTGATAATATCAAGCACATGCGTGCGCTGAAAGTCCTTGATCTTTCAGCCAATGTCTTTGGTTTTACAATTCCTCCGTGGTTGAGTAGCCTGGAAAGCCTTGTGCATCTCAATCTTGGCAATAATAATTTGACAGGCGAAATTCCAAATGGTTTGGGGAATCTCAGTTCTCTTGTAGTCCTAGACCTGTCGTTTAATTCATTAGAGGGAGGCATACCAAGTTCTTTGTGGAATCTTTGTAGCTTGGAAGTGTTAGATTTAACCATGAACAGATTAAACGAAACAATAGCAGAGCCTTCTAAAGATGCATCTGGGTGCATAGGGAGCAGTCTAGAGAAACTGAGTTTGAGATGGAACAGAGTTAGAAGTCCTTTGCCTGAATGGTTTTCACAATTTTCGAACCTAAAAATCCTAGATCTTGCCAACAACTCATTCTTTGGTCCCATTCCAGCATCATATGGGGCATTGACAAAGTTGAGAATGTTGGATTTTTCTCGTAATCATCTGAATGGAACAGTTCCAGAATCATTTGGGCAACTTTCGCTGCTTGAGAAATTTCtcatgaacaccaatttcttgCAAGGAACCATGACAGAAGCCCACCTTGCCAACCTCTCAAGATTAGAAGAATTTGACATTGGTGTCAACTCTTTGGCTTTGAGAATAAAATCTGACTGGTTGCCCCCATTTCAAGTCAATTACATAAACATGAGATCTTGCAATATTGGGCCTCAATTTCCACCTTGGCTCCGGATGCAGAAAAGAGTCATTACCTTGTATCTCTCCAACACAAGCATCGCCGATGTTCTGCCGCAGTGGCTTCCAAACCTCAACTTTTCCTATTTGGACCTATCCTTAAACCAGATCAGGGGCAAACTGCCAACATTTTCCAAACCAGATTCTTTCTACATGAATCTGTACTTGAGCTCCAACAAATTTGAAGGCCCCTTGCCAACTTTTCCTTCTATTCTAAATAGGTTGGATCTCACTAACAACTTAATTTCTGGTCGAATTCCAGAAGATATTGGCACCATGACGCCCACACTGGACAACTTACTTCTCTCTGGCAATCAAATAACCGGTTCTATCCCAGACTCATTGTGCAGAGTAAATACCCTGCGAGTTCTTGATCTCTCCAAAAACATGCTATCTGGTGACATCCCAGATTGTTGGAGCGATTTCCAGATCTTGGTTGTTCTAGACTTTTCAGCCAACAAGTTTTCTGGGGTCATCCCAGCCTCAATTGGAAATGCAACATCACTGCAGTCTTTGCATTTGAGCAACAACAGTCTTCATGGAGAGCTGCCGTCGTCTCTACGCAATTGTACAAGCATGGTTATTTTCGATGGCGGTGAAAATCGATTATCTGGAAACATTCCCAGATGGATTGGAGAGAGCATGTCGGGCCTTGAAATTCTTCGCCTGCGATCAAATAAGTTTGATGGGACTATTCCTTTAGAAATATGTCACCTTATTGAGCTTCGGGTGCTTGACCTTGCAGACAACAATCTACCAGGAACAATCCCTGTCTGTTTTGGCAATTTGAGGGGCATGACTTCTGGGTATACAGCAATGAGTGACATTGGTCTGTATAAATGGTCAACTACTTATGGCGAAAACATGGTTCAGTTCATGAAAGGGAAACAGCTCGAGTACACCAAGACGCTCAAATACCTAATCAACATGGATCTTTCCCATAATAAACTGGTCGGAATCATCCCGGAGGAGTTAACAAGCCTGACAGGACTACACGGATTGAACTTGTCCCACAACCATTTGACAGGGAAAACCCCTGACATGATTGGCAACATAAGGTCATTGGAGTCTCTGGACTTTTCAAGAAACCAGCTCTCTGGCACAATTCCACAAACCATGTCTGCGCTAACTTCTCTAAGCCATTTGAACGTGTCCTACAACAACCTGTCAGGACAAATTCCATCAGGCTATCAGCTGCAGACCTTTGATCCTTCCAGTTACATTGGCAACCCTCAACTCTGTGGCTTCCCGCTACCCAAGTGTGCGAGCGCCGACCCGCCGCCGCCGCCTGAAGCTGACAATGAAGGAGCAGGAAACGAATCCAAAATAGAATGGCTTTACATCTGTATGTCTGCAGGATACGTGAGTGGATTATGGGGAGTTCTTGGTGTGATGATGTTGAAGAAGAAATGGAGGGAAGCTTATTTCAGCTTCGTGGATAATGTGAAGGAAAGGACAATTTCAGTGTTCAAAGAGAAGGTGGCTACGCCAAATAGAACCTCCAGGACTAGGGGCAACCCCATGGAATGGAGCTG GTGA